A window of the Cicer arietinum cultivar CDC Frontier isolate Library 1 chromosome 6, Cicar.CDCFrontier_v2.0, whole genome shotgun sequence genome harbors these coding sequences:
- the LOC101493760 gene encoding transcription factor BHLH3, which translates to MACKVQKRVSLRRRLQILRVLTNSNNNAKTNRNSIAKTTFQHIHKLKLALETIKREYENLLATRRDYTTLLNNVKDNEEVKVEKIRGGTFMVRVTCEKGGDKLVAILEAFEEMCVNVEQARVSCENGFSMEAIVVAKEDKTVDVRDVTQLLLKAIGNQSGEKDSKAVHNLTNF; encoded by the exons ATGGCTTGCAAGGTTCAGAAAAGGGTATCATTGCGCAGAAGACTTCAAATTCTGAGAGTCCTTACCAACTCAAACAACAAT GCCAAAACTAACAGAAATTCCATTGCAAAGACTACTTTTCAACACATACACAAGCTAAAGCTTGCACTCGAAACTATCAAAAGAGAGTATGAAAATCTGTTAGCTACCAGAAGAGACTACACTACCCTATTGAATAATGTCAAAGATAACGAG GAAGTTAAAGTAGAGAAAATAAGGGGAGGAACATTTATGGTGAGGGTAACATGTGAGAAAGGAGGTGACAAGTTGGTGGCTATTTTAGAGGCATTTGAAGAGATGTGTGTGAATGTTGAGCAAGCAAGAGTTTCATGTGAAAATGGATTTTCTATGGAAGCTATTGTTGTGGCTAAGGAGGATAAAACTGTTGATGTTAGAGATGTTACTCAACTGCTTCTAAAAGCTATTGGAAACCAGAGTGGAGAAAAGGATTCAAAAGCGGTTCACAACCTTACTAATTTCTGA
- the LOC101492899 gene encoding protein HIGH CHLOROPHYLL FLUORESCENCE PHENOTYPE 173, chloroplastic isoform X2 codes for MGTSDIVLVAGATGGVGRRVVDELRKRGIPVRVLVRNEEKARRMLGSDVDLVVGDITKDSTLIPEYFKGVKKVINAVSVIVGPKEGDTPDRAKYSQGIKFFEPEIKGDSPEKVEYVGMRNLIKAVKKNLGLRRGKLLFGFEGDSYRQLSWGALDDVVMGGVSESTFQIDPNGSENGGAAGVFKGVVSTANNGGFTSIRTKNFSEPEDLSAYDGLEFRLKGDGRRYKVIIRTSLDWDALGYTGGIDTEKGKWQSIRLPFSSLRPIFRARTVTDAPPFDPSNVASLQLMFSKFEYDGKLNETFVEGPFELPVSSIRAYIKDPITPRFVHVSSAGVTRPERPGLDLSKQPPAVRLNKELDYILTFKLKGEDLIRESGIPYVIVRPCALTEEPAGADLIFDQGDNITGKIAREEIARMCVAALESPDACDKTFEVKSVVPFSEPFTVDPENPPPEKDYDIYFKNLKEGITGKEALQQNPLPV; via the exons ATGGGGACTTCTGATATAGTCCTCGTCGCTGGAGCTACTGGTGGTGTTGGTCGAAGAGTGGTTGACGAATTACGGAAGAGAGGAATTCCAGTCCGAGTATTG GTTAGAAATGAAGAGAAGGCAAGAAGGATGTTAGGCTCAGATGTTGACTTG GTTGTTGGTGACATTACAAAAGATAGTACTTTGATCCCTGAATACTTTAAAGGAGTGAAGAAAGTGATCAATGCTGTTTCTGTCATTGTTGGTCCTAAAGAAGGAGACACTCCGGACAGAGCAAAATACAGCCAA GGAATTAAGTTCTTTGAGCCGGAG ATAAAAGGTGATTCACCAGAAAAGGTAGAGTACGTAGGAATGAGAAATTTGATCAAGGCCGTGAAGAAAAACCTTGGACTTCGAAGGGGAAAGCTATTATTTGGTTTTGAAG GTGATAGTTATAGGCAGCTTTCTTGGGGCGCATTAGATGATGTAGTAATGGGTGGAGTTAGTGAAAGTACTTTTCAAATAGATCCAAATGGTAGTGAAAATGGTGGAGCAGCTGGAGTTTTTAAAG GTGTTGTTTCAACGGCAAATAATGGTGGCTTTACAAGTATCAGAACAAAG AATTTTTCAGAACCCGAGGATCTCTCTGCATATGATGGTTTGGAGTTCCGTTTAAAAGGAGATGGGCGTAGATATAAAGTCATTATTCGCACAAGCCTTGATTGGGATGCTCTTGGGTATACTGGTGGCATTGACACAGAGAAAGGCAAATGGCAATCG ATTCGATTGCCATTTTCTTCCCTGAGGCCTATATTTCGAGCAAGAACTGTGACTGATGCTCCGCCATTTGATCCAAGCAATGTTGCGTCATTGCAG CTCATGTTCAGCAAGTTTGAATATGATGGTAAATTAAATGAGACTTTTGTGGAAGGTCCGTTTGAGCTTCCGGTGTCTAGCATAAGGGCATATATAAAGGATCCAATAACACCTAG ATTTGTACACGTGAGCTCAGCGGGAGTTACCAGACCGGAAAGGCCCGGACTTGATCTCAGCAAACAGCCTCCTGCAGTTCGATTGAACAAGGAACTGGATTATATCCTCACATTTAAACTAAAG GGTGAGGATTTAATTCGAGAAAGTGGCATTCCATATGTGATTGTGAGGCCTTGTGCATTAACTGAGGAACCTGCCGGAGCTGATCTTATCTTTGATCAAGGAGATAATATTACG GGTAAAATAGCAAGGGAAGAAATTGCTCGCATGTGCGTAGCTGCACTTGAAAGCCCTGATGCATGTGACAAAACATTTGAG GTCAAAAGCGTTGTTCCATTTAGCGAGCCGTTTACTGTGGATCCAGAAAATCCTCCTCCAGAAAAGGATTATGACatatactttaaaaatttaaaagaaggcATAACTGGGAAGGAAGCCCTCCAACAAAATCCTTTGCCTGTTTAA
- the LOC101493438 gene encoding probable WRKY transcription factor 65 isoform X3, which translates to MKSKFNNPHRSTQQEDIAQDSPPSSTAFNTSLSSSSSKKSRRSIQKRVVQIPIKENEGTRLKGESNTPPSDSWAWRKYGQKPIKGSPYPRCSSCKGCPARKQVERSRVDPTMLVITYSSDHNHPWPVSRNNRPKSQLDPVEPDHKTVDQLCGDDLGWLVQIDTTSSVILESPIMAEFDDDVASVFLPMGEEDESLFADLGELPECSTVFRHGLLDSRRRLTAP; encoded by the exons ATGAAAAGTAAATTCAACAACCCACATAGGAGTACTCAACAAGAAGACATAGCTCAAGATTCCCCTCCTTCTTCAACCGCTTTTAACACTTCCctctcttcttcatcatctaaGAAAAG TAGGCGAAGCATACAGAAAAGGGTGGTGCAAATCCCAATAAAGGAAAATGAAGGAACAAGGCTAAAAGGAGAGAGCAATACCCCACCCTCTGATTCATGGGCATGGAGAAAGTATGGACAGAAACCCATCAAAGGTTCCCCTTATCCCAg GTGTAGCAGTTGCAAAGGTTGTCCAGCGAGGAAACAAGTGGAGAGGAGCCGTGTGGACCCCACAATGCTCGTCATAACCTACTCCTCAGACCACAACCATCCCTGGCCGGTTTCAAGAAATAATAGACCCAAGTCCCAACTGGACCCGGTCGAACCGGATCACAAAACTGTCGACCAACTTTGCGGAGATGACTTGGGGTGGTTGGTTCAAATTGATACGACGTCGTCGGTTATTCTGGAAAGCCCGATTATGGCGGAGTTTGATGATGACGTGGCTTCCGTGTTTTTACCAATGGGGGAAGAGGATGAGTCGCTTTTCGCTGACCTTGGAGAATTGCCCGAGTGCTCAACGGTGTTCCGGCATGGGTTGTTGGATTCACGGCGGCGGTTAACGGCTCCGTAA
- the LOC101493438 gene encoding probable WRKY transcription factor 65 isoform X2: MKSKFNNPHRSTQQEDIAQDSPPSSTAFNTSLSSSSSKKRRSIQKRVVQIPIKENEGTRLKGESNTPPSDSWAWRKYGQKPIKGSPYPRGYYRCSSCKGCPARKQVERSRVDPTMLVITYSSDHNHPWPVSRNNRPKSQLDPVEPDHKTVDQLCGDDLGWLVQIDTTSSVILESPIMAEFDDDVASVFLPMGEEDESLFADLGELPECSTVFRHGLLDSRRRLTAP; encoded by the exons ATGAAAAGTAAATTCAACAACCCACATAGGAGTACTCAACAAGAAGACATAGCTCAAGATTCCCCTCCTTCTTCAACCGCTTTTAACACTTCCctctcttcttcatcatctaaGAAAAG GCGAAGCATACAGAAAAGGGTGGTGCAAATCCCAATAAAGGAAAATGAAGGAACAAGGCTAAAAGGAGAGAGCAATACCCCACCCTCTGATTCATGGGCATGGAGAAAGTATGGACAGAAACCCATCAAAGGTTCCCCTTATCCCAg AGGGTACTACAGGTGTAGCAGTTGCAAAGGTTGTCCAGCGAGGAAACAAGTGGAGAGGAGCCGTGTGGACCCCACAATGCTCGTCATAACCTACTCCTCAGACCACAACCATCCCTGGCCGGTTTCAAGAAATAATAGACCCAAGTCCCAACTGGACCCGGTCGAACCGGATCACAAAACTGTCGACCAACTTTGCGGAGATGACTTGGGGTGGTTGGTTCAAATTGATACGACGTCGTCGGTTATTCTGGAAAGCCCGATTATGGCGGAGTTTGATGATGACGTGGCTTCCGTGTTTTTACCAATGGGGGAAGAGGATGAGTCGCTTTTCGCTGACCTTGGAGAATTGCCCGAGTGCTCAACGGTGTTCCGGCATGGGTTGTTGGATTCACGGCGGCGGTTAACGGCTCCGTAA
- the LOC101492899 gene encoding protein HIGH CHLOROPHYLL FLUORESCENCE PHENOTYPE 173, chloroplastic isoform X1, with the protein MELCSTTLSFSPSTSLLNFQSPIFPKKNFCQKISNPTLHKPFFQIYGKPQTLIYERKSTRLSPRRAYRAFISAEAGKQNWDFGRFIKTLYFFNGPPSPAKFFDFLVGKLSGPSASELVTSMGTSDIVLVAGATGGVGRRVVDELRKRGIPVRVLVRNEEKARRMLGSDVDLVVGDITKDSTLIPEYFKGVKKVINAVSVIVGPKEGDTPDRAKYSQGIKFFEPEIKGDSPEKVEYVGMRNLIKAVKKNLGLRRGKLLFGFEGDSYRQLSWGALDDVVMGGVSESTFQIDPNGSENGGAAGVFKGVVSTANNGGFTSIRTKNFSEPEDLSAYDGLEFRLKGDGRRYKVIIRTSLDWDALGYTGGIDTEKGKWQSIRLPFSSLRPIFRARTVTDAPPFDPSNVASLQLMFSKFEYDGKLNETFVEGPFELPVSSIRAYIKDPITPRFVHVSSAGVTRPERPGLDLSKQPPAVRLNKELDYILTFKLKGEDLIRESGIPYVIVRPCALTEEPAGADLIFDQGDNITGKIAREEIARMCVAALESPDACDKTFEVKSVVPFSEPFTVDPENPPPEKDYDIYFKNLKEGITGKEALQQNPLPV; encoded by the exons ATGGAATTGTGCTCCACAACTCTTTCATTCTCTCCTTCTACTTCTCTTCTCAATTTTCAG AGCCCTATATTTCCTAAGAAGAATTTCTGTCAGAAAATTTCAAACCCTACATTGCATAAACCATTTTTTCAGATTTATGGTAAACCTCAGACATTAATTTATGAACGAAAATCAACGAGACTCTCTCCTAGAAGAGCATATAGAGCATTCATATCAGCTGAAGCTGGAAAACAAAATTGGGATTTTGGAAGATTTATAAAAACACTATACTTCTTCAATGGACCCCCATCTCCTGCTAAG TTCTTTGACTTTCTAGTTGGGAAACTATCCGGTCCTTCCGCAAGTGAATTAGTTACTTCGATGGGGACTTCTGATATAGTCCTCGTCGCTGGAGCTACTGGTGGTGTTGGTCGAAGAGTGGTTGACGAATTACGGAAGAGAGGAATTCCAGTCCGAGTATTG GTTAGAAATGAAGAGAAGGCAAGAAGGATGTTAGGCTCAGATGTTGACTTG GTTGTTGGTGACATTACAAAAGATAGTACTTTGATCCCTGAATACTTTAAAGGAGTGAAGAAAGTGATCAATGCTGTTTCTGTCATTGTTGGTCCTAAAGAAGGAGACACTCCGGACAGAGCAAAATACAGCCAA GGAATTAAGTTCTTTGAGCCGGAG ATAAAAGGTGATTCACCAGAAAAGGTAGAGTACGTAGGAATGAGAAATTTGATCAAGGCCGTGAAGAAAAACCTTGGACTTCGAAGGGGAAAGCTATTATTTGGTTTTGAAG GTGATAGTTATAGGCAGCTTTCTTGGGGCGCATTAGATGATGTAGTAATGGGTGGAGTTAGTGAAAGTACTTTTCAAATAGATCCAAATGGTAGTGAAAATGGTGGAGCAGCTGGAGTTTTTAAAG GTGTTGTTTCAACGGCAAATAATGGTGGCTTTACAAGTATCAGAACAAAG AATTTTTCAGAACCCGAGGATCTCTCTGCATATGATGGTTTGGAGTTCCGTTTAAAAGGAGATGGGCGTAGATATAAAGTCATTATTCGCACAAGCCTTGATTGGGATGCTCTTGGGTATACTGGTGGCATTGACACAGAGAAAGGCAAATGGCAATCG ATTCGATTGCCATTTTCTTCCCTGAGGCCTATATTTCGAGCAAGAACTGTGACTGATGCTCCGCCATTTGATCCAAGCAATGTTGCGTCATTGCAG CTCATGTTCAGCAAGTTTGAATATGATGGTAAATTAAATGAGACTTTTGTGGAAGGTCCGTTTGAGCTTCCGGTGTCTAGCATAAGGGCATATATAAAGGATCCAATAACACCTAG ATTTGTACACGTGAGCTCAGCGGGAGTTACCAGACCGGAAAGGCCCGGACTTGATCTCAGCAAACAGCCTCCTGCAGTTCGATTGAACAAGGAACTGGATTATATCCTCACATTTAAACTAAAG GGTGAGGATTTAATTCGAGAAAGTGGCATTCCATATGTGATTGTGAGGCCTTGTGCATTAACTGAGGAACCTGCCGGAGCTGATCTTATCTTTGATCAAGGAGATAATATTACG GGTAAAATAGCAAGGGAAGAAATTGCTCGCATGTGCGTAGCTGCACTTGAAAGCCCTGATGCATGTGACAAAACATTTGAG GTCAAAAGCGTTGTTCCATTTAGCGAGCCGTTTACTGTGGATCCAGAAAATCCTCCTCCAGAAAAGGATTATGACatatactttaaaaatttaaaagaaggcATAACTGGGAAGGAAGCCCTCCAACAAAATCCTTTGCCTGTTTAA
- the LOC101493438 gene encoding probable WRKY transcription factor 65 isoform X1, translating into MKSKFNNPHRSTQQEDIAQDSPPSSTAFNTSLSSSSSKKSRRSIQKRVVQIPIKENEGTRLKGESNTPPSDSWAWRKYGQKPIKGSPYPRGYYRCSSCKGCPARKQVERSRVDPTMLVITYSSDHNHPWPVSRNNRPKSQLDPVEPDHKTVDQLCGDDLGWLVQIDTTSSVILESPIMAEFDDDVASVFLPMGEEDESLFADLGELPECSTVFRHGLLDSRRRLTAP; encoded by the exons ATGAAAAGTAAATTCAACAACCCACATAGGAGTACTCAACAAGAAGACATAGCTCAAGATTCCCCTCCTTCTTCAACCGCTTTTAACACTTCCctctcttcttcatcatctaaGAAAAG TAGGCGAAGCATACAGAAAAGGGTGGTGCAAATCCCAATAAAGGAAAATGAAGGAACAAGGCTAAAAGGAGAGAGCAATACCCCACCCTCTGATTCATGGGCATGGAGAAAGTATGGACAGAAACCCATCAAAGGTTCCCCTTATCCCAg AGGGTACTACAGGTGTAGCAGTTGCAAAGGTTGTCCAGCGAGGAAACAAGTGGAGAGGAGCCGTGTGGACCCCACAATGCTCGTCATAACCTACTCCTCAGACCACAACCATCCCTGGCCGGTTTCAAGAAATAATAGACCCAAGTCCCAACTGGACCCGGTCGAACCGGATCACAAAACTGTCGACCAACTTTGCGGAGATGACTTGGGGTGGTTGGTTCAAATTGATACGACGTCGTCGGTTATTCTGGAAAGCCCGATTATGGCGGAGTTTGATGATGACGTGGCTTCCGTGTTTTTACCAATGGGGGAAGAGGATGAGTCGCTTTTCGCTGACCTTGGAGAATTGCCCGAGTGCTCAACGGTGTTCCGGCATGGGTTGTTGGATTCACGGCGGCGGTTAACGGCTCCGTAA